A genomic region of Luteibacter aegosomatissinici contains the following coding sequences:
- a CDS encoding phosphoethanolamine transferase: MIIQDNVRARRAKWALPAWLLGAIVAVYILAVLNRGLWSELAHALEASRGTPGFWGLSVAVCCRLIGNLVLTLALVIWPRIGKALLALLILVSAASAYYTETFGVHLNEEIIQSIFETTRAEAAALITWAFVGWFLALGVLPAVLVLWVPVRFTPGWRGLGGRGAVILAAVALLVVPPLLTGRNYIYFERNHRGMYDVYNPYAALSGTFHYLQKDVFRKKKAVTPIGMDATLAPNAAMAGRKRVVVLVVGETARAENQSLQGYGRDTNPEMKRADAIYFSDAWSCGTATTVSVPCMFSNMTREKFDKPVAKAHWNALDVLQHAGVDVYWRDNDEGCKDVCARVPNDDLTDAKIARLCDASGCLDEVLLGDLADRIAKMRSPALVVLHIKGSHGPAYFQRYPAEFNVFKPGCDTAEVQTCTYAQTVASYDNTILYTDHILGRVVDTLKAEPEVDSAMMYLSDHGESLGENDIYLHGADWATGPSQQKHIPMLMWLSPGWVRDSGVRLDCMAQRRTQPASQDNLFHTLLGFFDTHTDVYKPELDLLAGCKG, encoded by the coding sequence ATGATCATTCAAGACAACGTACGGGCGCGGCGCGCCAAGTGGGCACTCCCAGCCTGGTTGCTGGGCGCCATCGTCGCCGTATACATCCTGGCGGTACTGAATCGTGGCCTCTGGTCGGAGCTGGCTCACGCGCTCGAGGCATCGCGCGGCACGCCCGGATTCTGGGGCCTGAGTGTTGCCGTTTGTTGTCGCCTGATCGGCAACCTGGTGCTGACGCTCGCGCTCGTGATCTGGCCGCGTATCGGCAAGGCGCTACTTGCACTTCTGATCCTCGTTTCCGCGGCGAGCGCGTATTACACCGAAACCTTCGGTGTGCATCTCAACGAAGAGATCATCCAGAGCATTTTCGAGACGACGCGCGCCGAGGCGGCCGCGTTGATCACGTGGGCGTTCGTTGGCTGGTTCCTTGCGCTTGGCGTGCTGCCGGCGGTGCTTGTGCTGTGGGTTCCTGTCCGCTTCACGCCGGGTTGGCGGGGCCTGGGCGGGCGTGGCGCCGTGATTCTTGCGGCCGTGGCACTCCTGGTTGTTCCGCCTCTGCTCACGGGACGAAACTACATCTACTTCGAACGTAACCACCGCGGCATGTACGACGTGTACAACCCGTACGCGGCGCTGAGCGGAACCTTCCATTACCTGCAGAAGGATGTGTTCCGGAAGAAGAAAGCGGTCACGCCGATCGGCATGGACGCCACGCTGGCACCTAACGCCGCCATGGCTGGGCGCAAGCGCGTGGTGGTGCTCGTGGTCGGCGAGACGGCGCGTGCGGAGAATCAGTCGCTTCAGGGGTACGGTCGCGATACCAATCCCGAGATGAAGCGCGCCGACGCGATCTATTTCAGCGACGCCTGGTCGTGCGGCACGGCGACCACGGTCTCTGTGCCTTGCATGTTCTCGAACATGACCCGCGAGAAGTTCGACAAACCCGTTGCCAAGGCCCACTGGAACGCGCTGGACGTGCTCCAGCACGCGGGCGTGGACGTTTACTGGCGCGACAATGACGAGGGCTGCAAGGACGTCTGTGCACGCGTGCCGAACGACGACCTGACCGATGCGAAAATCGCCAGGCTTTGTGACGCCAGCGGATGCCTCGACGAAGTGCTGCTGGGCGACCTTGCTGATCGCATTGCAAAGATGCGATCGCCGGCTCTGGTTGTGCTGCACATCAAGGGTAGCCACGGCCCGGCGTACTTCCAGCGCTACCCGGCGGAGTTCAACGTGTTCAAGCCGGGCTGCGATACCGCCGAGGTGCAGACCTGCACCTATGCGCAGACCGTGGCCAGCTATGACAACACGATCCTCTACACGGATCACATCCTGGGAAGAGTGGTCGATACGCTGAAGGCCGAGCCCGAGGTGGATAGCGCCATGATGTACCTCTCCGACCACGGCGAATCGCTGGGGGAGAACGACATCTACCTGCACGGTGCGGACTGGGCGACGGGCCCGAGCCAGCAAAAACACATCCCCATGCTGATGTGGCTCTCGCCCGGCTGGGTGCGCGATAGTGGCGTTCGCCTGGATTGCATGGCCCAGCGCCGCACGCAGCCGGCCAGCCAGGACAACCTGTTCCATACCCTGCTGGGCTTCTTCGATACGCACACCGACGTTTACAAGCCGGAGCTGGATCTCCTGGCGGGCTGTAAGGGCTAA